One stretch of Armigeres subalbatus isolate Guangzhou_Male chromosome 2, GZ_Asu_2, whole genome shotgun sequence DNA includes these proteins:
- the LOC134210515 gene encoding radial spoke head protein 9 homolog has translation MATHQVYFFGKLEGLDAHYTLAFGCHGRDIFQDRKLFYSQNLCDWYLLLEPKHWSADWEFIKRPFQGDPAFKLEVELGPEFTLNEDQVPIEGETKKFSLKEQDRLWYAMTRILQEAALVPRGVLYHSTEGECIINPFYGGMDINESMKIVNYQHFRKPIYAAKENLLKREACSYFLDVFDTADDVIPERSFVATHDSERDVFVLKSLHWPGLCNFHRAGSNIYGFFYFGDGRKNWDMLFMM, from the coding sequence ATGGCAACTCATCAGGTCTATTTCTTTGGAAAACTCGAAGGTCTTGATGCGCACTACACTTTGGCGTTCGGTTGTCACGGGCGGGATATTTTCCAAGATCGGAAGCTCTTTTACAGTCAAAATCTATGCGATTGGTACTTGCTGTTGGAACCGAAGCATTGGAGTGCCGATTGGGAGTTCATAAAGCGTCCCTTTCAAGGAGATCCCGCTTTCAAACTAGAAGTTGAATTGGGTCCGGAATTCACCTTGAACGAGGACCAAGTGCCTATCGAGGGGGAAACCAAGAAGTTTTCACTGAAGGAACAGGATCGGCTGTGGTATGCGATGACTAGAATTCTTCAAGAAGCGGCACTCGTGCCACGTGGCGTGTTATATCATAGTACAGAGGGTGAGTGCATCATCAATCCATTTTACGGCGGAATGGACATCAATGAGAGCATGAAGATAGTAAACTATCAACACTTCCGGAAGCCGATTTACGCCGCGAAGGAGAATTTGTTGAAACGAGAGGCCTGcagttattttttggatgtCTTCGACACGGCTGATGACGTTATTCCGGAACGGAGCTTTGTCGCAACGCATGATAGTGAGAgggatgtttttgttttgaaatcacTACACTGGCCTGGGTTGTGCAATTTCCATCGCGCAGGTTCCAATATTTATGGGTTTTTCTATTTTGGTGATGGAAGGAAGAATTGGGACATGCTTTTTATGATGTAA